Proteins co-encoded in one Pseudomonas beijingensis genomic window:
- a CDS encoding cytochrome c-type biogenesis protein, whose product MKRWLAAAILGLSLVGVAQAAIDTYEFANDGERERFRELTKELRCPKCQNQDIADSNAPIAADLRKEIFRMLGEGKDNQQIIDFMVDRYGEFVRYNPALSSKTALLWFGPAGLLLGGFVLIAVIVRRRRVQRTAAPDTLSVEERQRLDQLLDKTKHD is encoded by the coding sequence ATGAAGCGCTGGTTAGCCGCCGCCATCCTCGGTTTGAGCCTGGTCGGTGTGGCGCAGGCCGCCATCGACACCTACGAATTTGCCAACGATGGCGAGCGCGAGCGGTTTCGCGAACTGACCAAGGAACTGCGCTGCCCCAAGTGCCAGAACCAGGACATCGCCGACTCCAACGCCCCGATTGCCGCCGACCTGCGCAAGGAAATCTTTCGCATGCTCGGCGAGGGCAAGGACAACCAGCAGATCATCGACTTCATGGTCGATCGCTACGGTGAGTTCGTGCGCTACAACCCCGCCCTGTCCTCCAAGACCGCGCTGCTCTGGTTCGGCCCCGCCGGGCTGTTGCTTGGTGGTTTCGTGCTCATCGCGGTGATCGTCCGTCGGCGCCGGGTCCAGCGCACGGCCGCCCCGGACACGCTTTCTGTCGAAGAGCGCCAGCGCCTCGACCAACTGTTGGATAAAACCAAGCATGATTGA
- the ccmA gene encoding cytochrome c biogenesis heme-transporting ATPase CcmA, with amino-acid sequence MTSPLLQTVGLACERDLRLLFENLELRLSPGDMVQISGPNGSGKTSLLRLLAGLMQPTAGQVLLNGQSLHSQRSELARNLLWIGHAAGIKDLLTPEENLSWLCALHTPAGREAIWQALAAVGLRGFEDVPSHTLSAGQQRRVALARLYLDSPPLWILDEPFTALDKQGVAQLEEHLARHCENGGTVLLTTHHTLARMPSGYRNIDLGNWAV; translated from the coding sequence TTGACCAGTCCTCTCTTGCAAACCGTTGGCCTCGCCTGTGAGCGAGACTTGCGGCTGCTTTTCGAAAATCTCGAATTGAGACTCTCGCCTGGCGACATGGTGCAGATCAGTGGTCCCAACGGCAGCGGCAAGACCAGCCTGCTGCGTCTGCTCGCCGGGTTGATGCAGCCCACTGCGGGCCAAGTGTTGCTCAATGGCCAGTCCTTGCACAGCCAGCGCAGCGAACTGGCCCGTAACCTGCTCTGGATCGGTCATGCCGCCGGGATCAAGGATTTGCTGACCCCCGAAGAAAACCTCAGTTGGCTCTGCGCGCTGCATACGCCCGCCGGGCGCGAGGCGATCTGGCAGGCGTTGGCGGCGGTTGGGCTGCGCGGCTTCGAGGATGTGCCGAGCCACACCCTGTCCGCCGGCCAGCAACGCCGCGTGGCCCTGGCGCGCCTGTATCTGGACAGCCCACCGCTGTGGATTCTTGACGAGCCGTTCACCGCCCTGGACAAGCAGGGCGTCGCGCAGCTCGAGGAACACCTGGCCCGGCACTGTGAAAACGGCGGCACGGTGCTCTTGACCACCCACCACACGCTGGCGCGGATGCCGTCCGGTTATCGCAACATCGATCTGGGGAACTGGGCCGTATGA
- a CDS encoding heme ABC transporter permease — MNWTWFHKLGSPKWFYGISGKMLPWLSVAALLLIGTGLVWGLAFAPPDYQQGNSFRIIYIHVPTAMLAQSVYVMLAICGVVGLVWKMKLADVALQCAAPIGAWMTAVALVTGAIWGKPTWGSWWVWDARLTSMLILLFLYFGLIALGNAISNRDSAAKACAVLAIVGVINIPIIKYSVEWWNTLHQGATFTLTEKPAMPVEMWLPLLLTVLGFYCFFGTVLLLRMRLEVLKRESRASWVKAEVQNSLEAAR, encoded by the coding sequence ATGAACTGGACCTGGTTTCATAAGCTCGGCTCACCCAAGTGGTTCTATGGCATCAGCGGCAAGATGCTGCCCTGGTTGAGCGTCGCCGCCCTGTTGCTGATCGGCACCGGCCTGGTCTGGGGCCTGGCTTTCGCGCCGCCGGATTACCAGCAGGGCAACAGCTTCCGCATCATCTATATCCATGTGCCCACGGCGATGCTGGCCCAGTCGGTCTACGTGATGTTGGCGATCTGCGGCGTGGTCGGGCTGGTGTGGAAGATGAAGCTGGCCGACGTGGCCCTGCAATGCGCCGCGCCCATCGGCGCCTGGATGACCGCCGTGGCGCTGGTCACCGGGGCCATCTGGGGCAAGCCGACCTGGGGTTCGTGGTGGGTCTGGGATGCGCGACTGACGTCGATGCTGATCCTGCTGTTCCTGTACTTCGGTCTTATTGCGCTGGGCAACGCCATCAGCAATCGTGACAGTGCCGCCAAGGCCTGCGCGGTGCTGGCGATTGTCGGCGTGATCAACATCCCGATCATCAAGTACTCGGTGGAGTGGTGGAACACCCTGCACCAGGGCGCGACGTTCACCCTCACCGAAAAACCGGCGATGCCCGTCGAAATGTGGCTGCCGCTGTTGCTGACGGTGCTGGGCTTCTACTGTTTCTTCGGCACGGTGCTATTGCTGCGCATGCGCCTGGAAGTGCTCAAGCGCGAGTCCCGGGCCAGTTGGGTGAAGGCCGAAGTGCAGAACAGCCTGGAGGCCGCTCGATGA
- a CDS encoding heme lyase CcmF/NrfE family subunit, protein MTTGIFIPELGHLAMILALCFSLVQAVVPLLGAWRGDRLWMSLAQPAAWGQFAFMLFAFGCLTYAFMADDFSVEYVASNSNSALPWYYKFSAVWGAHEGSLLLWALILAGWTFAVSVFSRQLPQVMLARVLAVMGMISTGFLLFLIVTSNPFKRILPQMPMDGRDLNPLLQDIGLIVHPPMLYMGYVGFSVAFAFAIAALLGGRLDAAWARWSRPWTIVAWAFLGIGITLGSWWAYYELGWGGWWFWDPVENASFMPWLVGTALIHSLAVTEKRGVFKSWTVLLAIAAFSLSLLGTFLVRSGVLTSVHAFASDPERGVFILMFLLFVVGGSLTLFALRAPVVKSQVGFNLWSRETLLLGNNLVLVVAASMILLGTLYPLVLDALSGAKLSVGPPYFNALFIPLMAILMVVMAIGMLVRWKDTPVKWLLGMLTPVLLGTAALAVVAGVAYGDFNWAVLATFVLAAWVLLAGVRDIFDKTRHKGLIKGLPTLTRSYWGMQIAHLGIAVCALGVVLSSQNSAERDLRLAPGESMDLGGYQFVFEGAKHFEGPNFTSDKGTVRVIRNGQEITVLHPEKRLYTVQNSVMTEAGIDAGFTRDLYVALGESLGDGAWAVRVHVKPFVRWIWFGGLLTGLGGMLAALDRRYRVKVKNRVREALGVTGATA, encoded by the coding sequence ATGACTACCGGCATCTTTATTCCCGAGTTGGGCCACCTGGCGATGATCCTGGCCCTGTGTTTCTCCCTGGTACAGGCCGTGGTGCCTTTGCTCGGGGCCTGGCGCGGCGACCGCTTGTGGATGAGCCTGGCCCAGCCGGCGGCGTGGGGGCAGTTCGCCTTCATGCTGTTCGCCTTTGGTTGCCTGACCTATGCGTTCATGGCCGACGACTTTTCCGTGGAGTACGTCGCCAGCAACTCCAACAGCGCCTTGCCCTGGTACTACAAGTTCAGCGCCGTGTGGGGCGCCCACGAAGGCTCGCTGTTGCTTTGGGCGTTGATCCTTGCCGGCTGGACCTTCGCGGTCTCGGTGTTTTCCCGGCAGTTGCCTCAGGTGATGCTGGCCCGTGTGCTGGCGGTGATGGGCATGATCAGCACCGGTTTCCTGCTGTTCCTGATCGTCACGTCCAACCCGTTCAAGCGCATCCTGCCGCAGATGCCGATGGATGGTCGCGACCTCAACCCATTGCTGCAAGACATCGGCCTGATCGTTCACCCGCCGATGCTCTACATGGGCTACGTCGGTTTTTCCGTGGCCTTCGCCTTCGCCATCGCTGCGTTGCTTGGCGGTCGCCTCGACGCCGCGTGGGCACGCTGGTCGCGCCCGTGGACCATCGTCGCCTGGGCCTTCCTCGGCATCGGCATCACCCTCGGTTCGTGGTGGGCCTACTACGAACTCGGTTGGGGCGGCTGGTGGTTCTGGGACCCGGTGGAAAACGCCTCGTTCATGCCCTGGTTGGTGGGCACGGCGCTGATCCACTCCCTGGCCGTCACGGAAAAGCGCGGGGTGTTCAAGAGCTGGACCGTGCTGCTGGCCATCGCGGCGTTCTCCCTGAGCCTGCTGGGAACGTTCCTGGTGCGTTCCGGCGTGCTGACCTCGGTGCATGCCTTCGCCTCGGACCCTGAGCGTGGGGTGTTCATCCTGATGTTCCTGCTGTTCGTCGTCGGTGGTTCGCTGACGCTGTTCGCCCTGCGTGCGCCGGTGGTCAAGAGCCAGGTCGGCTTCAACCTCTGGTCACGGGAAACCCTGCTGCTGGGCAACAACCTGGTGCTGGTGGTGGCCGCGTCGATGATCCTGCTGGGGACGTTGTACCCGCTGGTGCTCGATGCGCTGTCCGGCGCCAAGCTGTCAGTCGGCCCGCCGTACTTCAACGCGTTGTTCATCCCGCTGATGGCGATCCTGATGGTGGTGATGGCCATCGGTATGCTGGTGCGCTGGAAAGACACTCCGGTCAAGTGGCTGCTGGGCATGTTGACCCCGGTGCTGCTGGGCACGGCCGCCCTGGCCGTGGTGGCCGGCGTGGCCTATGGCGACTTCAACTGGGCGGTGCTGGCGACGTTCGTGCTGGCGGCCTGGGTGTTGCTGGCCGGTGTCCGGGACATCTTCGACAAGACCCGCCACAAAGGCCTGATCAAAGGCCTGCCGACCCTGACCCGCAGTTACTGGGGCATGCAGATCGCTCACCTGGGCATCGCTGTCTGCGCGTTGGGCGTGGTGCTGTCCAGCCAGAACAGCGCCGAGCGTGACCTGCGCCTGGCGCCGGGCGAGTCCATGGACCTGGGGGGCTACCAGTTCGTGTTCGAGGGCGCCAAACATTTCGAGGGGCCGAATTTCACGTCCGACAAGGGCACCGTACGGGTCATTCGCAACGGTCAGGAAATCACCGTACTGCATCCGGAAAAACGCCTCTACACCGTGCAGAACTCGGTCATGACCGAAGCCGGGATCGATGCCGGTTTCACCCGCGACCTCTACGTGGCGCTGGGCGAATCCCTGGGTGATGGCGCGTGGGCGGTGCGGGTCCACGTCAAGCCGTTCGTGCGCTGGATCTGGTTCGGTGGCTTGCTCACCGGCCTGGGTGGGATGCTGGCGGCGCTGGATCGGCGTTATCGAGTCAAGGTGAAAAACCGGGTGCGTGAAGCCCTGGGCGTGACGGGAGCCACTGCATGA
- the ccmD gene encoding heme exporter protein CcmD: MSFASFGDFLAMGHHGLYVWSAYGICLAVLGLNVAVPILARKRYLQQEARRLRRENGQ, translated from the coding sequence ATGAGTTTCGCTTCATTCGGCGATTTCCTCGCCATGGGCCATCATGGCCTGTATGTCTGGTCCGCCTATGGCATTTGCCTGGCGGTGCTGGGCCTCAACGTGGCGGTGCCGATCCTGGCCCGCAAGCGGTATCTGCAACAAGAGGCGCGTCGTCTGCGCCGGGAGAACGGTCAGTGA
- a CDS encoding LTA synthase family protein, with amino-acid sequence MAIPDALSQQRTTHRLLQPTVKSHLAYTLLCALVMMVMLSLVRVALLVYNREMILDTPASTFVEAFANGLRFDLRLVVYLCIPLLLALFSARAMAARGFFRFWLTVTSSIALFLGLMEMDFYREFHQRLNGLVFQYVKEDPKTVMSMLWYGFPVVRYLLAWVGGTLILALAFKGADRATRPRGPFSGGTIGTRQIAPWYGRVAVFMVCLLVAVAAARGTLRQGPPLRWGDVYTTDSNFANQLGLNGTLSLVAAAKSRMSEDRDNIWKATLEQPLAQQTVRDMLVMPDDKLVDTETAAVRRDYTPPADKTLPIKNVVVILMESMAGHSVGALGAPGNITPYLDKLSKEGLLFDRFFSNGTHTHQGMFATMACFPNLPGFEYLMQTPEGSHKLSGLPQLLSARDYDDVYVYNGDFAWDNQSGFFSSQGMTNFIGRNDFVNPVFSDPTWGVSDQDMFDRGLIELKARENGKPFYALLQTLSNHTPYALPTPLPVEPVTDRGSLNEHLTAMRYADWALGQFFEKARKEPYFKETLFVVVGDHGFGNERQITEMDLGRFNVPMLLIGPGIQEKFGQRSHTVGTQVDIVPTIMGRLGGQVRNQCWGRDLLNLPEGDTGFGVIKPSGSEQTTAIIRDDKILVLPKEKEMPPKMYRYELGTNPHAQIIPDAPDTAEMKLKLESFLQTATKSLLDNTAGVVDGKPD; translated from the coding sequence ATGGCAATCCCGGACGCCCTGAGTCAGCAGCGCACTACGCATCGCCTGCTGCAACCGACCGTCAAATCGCACCTGGCCTACACGTTGCTTTGTGCCCTGGTGATGATGGTCATGTTAAGCCTGGTGCGCGTGGCGCTGCTGGTCTACAACCGCGAGATGATTCTCGACACCCCGGCCTCGACGTTCGTTGAAGCATTCGCCAACGGCCTGCGCTTCGACTTGCGCCTGGTGGTCTACCTCTGCATCCCGTTGCTGCTGGCGTTGTTCAGCGCAAGGGCCATGGCGGCCCGCGGTTTTTTTCGTTTCTGGCTGACCGTCACCTCCAGCATCGCGCTGTTCCTCGGCTTGATGGAGATGGACTTCTATCGTGAATTCCACCAGCGCCTCAACGGCCTGGTCTTCCAGTATGTCAAGGAAGACCCGAAAACCGTGATGAGCATGCTCTGGTACGGTTTCCCGGTGGTGCGCTACCTGCTGGCCTGGGTCGGCGGCACCCTCATCCTCGCCCTGGCGTTCAAGGGCGCCGACCGCGCCACTCGTCCCCGTGGGCCGTTCAGTGGCGGCACTATCGGCACCCGGCAGATCGCGCCGTGGTACGGGCGTGTCGCGGTGTTCATGGTTTGCCTGCTGGTGGCCGTGGCCGCTGCGCGCGGCACCCTGCGTCAAGGTCCGCCGCTGCGTTGGGGGGACGTCTACACCACCGATTCGAACTTCGCCAACCAGTTGGGCCTCAATGGCACGTTGTCGCTGGTGGCGGCGGCCAAGAGTCGGATGTCCGAAGACCGTGACAACATCTGGAAAGCGACCCTCGAGCAACCGCTGGCACAGCAGACCGTGCGTGACATGCTGGTGATGCCTGACGACAAACTCGTGGACACCGAGACAGCCGCCGTGCGCCGCGACTACACGCCGCCGGCGGACAAGACCCTGCCGATCAAGAACGTGGTCGTGATCCTCATGGAAAGCATGGCCGGTCACTCGGTGGGCGCCCTGGGCGCGCCGGGCAACATCACGCCTTACCTGGACAAACTGTCCAAGGAAGGCCTGCTGTTCGACCGTTTCTTCTCCAACGGCACCCACACCCACCAGGGCATGTTCGCCACCATGGCGTGCTTCCCGAACCTGCCGGGTTTCGAATACCTGATGCAGACGCCGGAGGGCAGCCACAAGCTGTCGGGCTTGCCGCAACTGCTCAGCGCCCGTGACTACGACGATGTGTATGTCTACAACGGCGATTTCGCCTGGGACAACCAGTCGGGGTTCTTCAGCAGCCAGGGCATGACCAACTTCATCGGGCGTAACGACTTCGTGAACCCGGTGTTTTCCGATCCGACCTGGGGCGTGTCCGACCAGGACATGTTCGACCGTGGCCTGATCGAGCTCAAGGCGCGGGAGAACGGCAAGCCGTTCTATGCCTTGTTGCAAACCCTGTCCAACCACACGCCCTATGCGTTGCCGACACCATTGCCGGTGGAGCCGGTCACCGACCGTGGCAGCCTGAACGAACACTTGACGGCCATGCGCTACGCCGACTGGGCGCTGGGCCAGTTCTTCGAGAAAGCCCGCAAGGAGCCTTACTTCAAGGAAACCCTGTTCGTGGTGGTGGGTGACCATGGCTTTGGCAATGAGCGCCAGATCACCGAAATGGACCTGGGCCGTTTCAACGTGCCGATGCTGTTGATCGGCCCGGGCATCCAGGAAAAATTCGGCCAGCGCAGCCACACCGTGGGTACCCAGGTCGACATCGTGCCGACCATCATGGGCCGCCTTGGTGGGCAGGTACGGAACCAGTGCTGGGGCCGGGACCTGTTGAACCTGCCGGAAGGCGACACCGGTTTTGGCGTGATCAAGCCGTCGGGCAGTGAACAGACGACGGCGATCATTCGCGACGACAAAATCCTGGTCCTGCCGAAGGAAAAGGAAATGCCGCCGAAGATGTACCGCTATGAACTGGGCACCAACCCCCATGCGCAAATCATCCCGGATGCGCCGGACACTGCCGAGATGAAACTCAAGCTCGAATCGTTCCTGCAAACCGCGACCAAAAGCCTGCTGGATAACACCGCCGGCGTCGTTGACGGCAAGCCGGACTGA
- a CDS encoding DUF3309 family protein, whose amino-acid sequence MGTILIIILILLLIGGLPVFPHSRSWGYGPSGIIGVVLVVLLVLLLLGKI is encoded by the coding sequence ATGGGCACAATACTTATCATCATCCTGATCCTCCTGCTGATCGGTGGTCTTCCGGTCTTCCCGCACTCCAGAAGTTGGGGTTACGGTCCGTCCGGTATCATTGGTGTAGTGTTGGTGGTGCTGTTGGTCCTGCTATTACTGGGCAAGATATAA
- a CDS encoding DsbE family thiol:disulfide interchange protein — protein MKRWLMVLPLALFLLMAVFLYRGLYLNPSELPSAMIGKPFPEFSLPSVQGDKTLTRADLLGKPALVNVWGTWCISCRVEHPVLNKLAQNGVVIYGVNYKDVNADALKWLAEFHNPYQLDIRDEDGSLGLNLGVYGAPETFFIDAKGVIRDKFVGVIDEQVWREKLAAKYQALVDEAKP, from the coding sequence ATGAAACGTTGGTTGATGGTGTTGCCGCTGGCGCTGTTCCTGTTGATGGCGGTGTTTTTGTACCGGGGGCTGTATTTGAACCCGAGCGAATTGCCTTCGGCGATGATCGGCAAGCCGTTCCCGGAGTTTTCCCTGCCCTCGGTGCAAGGTGACAAGACCCTGACCCGCGCCGACCTGCTGGGCAAGCCGGCGCTGGTCAACGTATGGGGCACCTGGTGCATCTCCTGCCGGGTCGAGCACCCGGTGCTGAACAAGCTGGCCCAGAACGGCGTGGTGATTTACGGCGTCAATTACAAGGACGTCAATGCCGATGCCTTGAAGTGGCTGGCCGAGTTCCACAATCCGTATCAATTGGACATTCGTGACGAAGACGGCTCCCTGGGCCTGAATCTGGGCGTTTATGGCGCACCGGAAACCTTCTTCATCGATGCCAAGGGCGTGATCCGCGACAAGTTCGTCGGTGTGATCGACGAACAGGTCTGGCGCGAGAAGTTGGCCGCCAAGTACCAGGCCCTGGTGGACGAGGCCAAGCCATGA
- the ccmE gene encoding cytochrome c maturation protein CcmE — protein sequence MNPLRKKRLVIILAILVGVGAAVALALSALQQNINLFYTPTQIANGEAPKDTRIRAGGMVEKGSLVRSGDSLDVKFNVTDFSKTVTITYRGILPDLFREGQGIVALGKLNADGVVVADEVLAKHDEKYMPPEVTKALKDSGQSAPAPVKEG from the coding sequence GTGAATCCGCTTCGCAAAAAACGTCTTGTCATCATTCTGGCGATCCTGGTGGGTGTCGGTGCCGCGGTCGCCCTGGCCCTGAGCGCCCTGCAGCAGAACATCAATCTGTTCTACACCCCGACCCAGATCGCCAACGGCGAAGCGCCGAAAGACACGCGTATCCGCGCTGGCGGCATGGTGGAAAAAGGCTCGCTGGTGCGTTCCGGGGATTCGCTGGACGTTAAATTCAATGTCACCGACTTCAGCAAGACCGTGACCATCACCTATCGCGGCATCCTCCCGGACCTGTTCCGCGAAGGGCAGGGCATCGTCGCCCTGGGCAAGCTCAACGCCGATGGCGTGGTGGTGGCCGACGAAGTGCTGGCCAAGCACGACGAAAAATACATGCCGCCGGAAGTGACCAAGGCCTTGAAAGACAGCGGCCAGTCGGCGCCCGCTCCCGTGAAGGAGGGCTGA
- the ccmB gene encoding heme exporter protein CcmB, with protein sequence MSVFGLLLAREARLLFRRPAELANPLVFFAIVIALFPLAVGPETQLLQTLSPGLVWVAALLSVLLSLDGLFRSDFEDGSLEQWVLSSHPLALLVLAKVLAHWVFSGLALVLLSPLLAMMLGLPAACMPVLLVSLLLGTPVLSLLGAVGAALTVGLKRGGLLLALLILPLYIPVLILGSGALQAALQGMPATGYLLWWLGSLTALAITLTPFAIAAGLKISVGE encoded by the coding sequence ATGAGTGTGTTTGGCCTGTTGCTGGCCCGCGAGGCGCGCCTGCTCTTTCGTCGTCCGGCCGAATTGGCCAATCCGCTGGTGTTCTTCGCGATCGTCATCGCGTTGTTCCCATTGGCGGTCGGTCCGGAGACTCAATTGTTGCAAACCTTGTCCCCGGGACTGGTCTGGGTGGCTGCGCTTTTATCGGTCCTGCTCTCGCTGGACGGGCTTTTCCGCAGTGATTTCGAAGATGGTTCACTGGAACAGTGGGTCCTTTCGTCGCACCCCCTGGCCCTTCTGGTTTTGGCCAAGGTACTGGCACACTGGGTTTTTTCCGGGCTGGCACTGGTACTGCTCTCGCCGCTGCTGGCGATGATGCTGGGCTTGCCCGCCGCGTGCATGCCGGTGCTGCTGGTGTCGCTGCTGCTGGGCACGCCGGTGCTGAGCCTGCTCGGTGCGGTGGGCGCGGCGTTGACGGTGGGCTTGAAGCGCGGTGGCCTGTTGTTGGCGCTGCTGATCCTGCCCTTGTATATCCCGGTGCTGATCCTGGGCAGTGGTGCCTTGCAAGCGGCGTTGCAAGGCATGCCCGCGACCGGTTATCTGCTGTGGTGGCTTGGGAGCCTGACCGCCCTGGCGATAACCCTGACACCCTTTGCAATAGCCGCTGGCCTGAAGATCAGCGTCGGCGAATAA